One region of Oxalobacteraceae bacterium OTU3CAMAD1 genomic DNA includes:
- a CDS encoding GFA family protein, producing MLTGQCFCGAIRYEAAEHIRNQTLCHCTICRRTTGAPAVAWFTVATGDFRFTAGEPAKFRSSSHATRTFCPHCGTQLTFADDDSPDEIDVTTSSLDTPEKALPQTEIFVADALHWPGDLPSYQESRTMRAPNAS from the coding sequence ATGCTGACCGGACAATGTTTTTGCGGCGCCATCCGTTACGAAGCCGCCGAGCACATCCGCAATCAAACGCTATGCCATTGCACCATCTGCCGGCGGACCACCGGCGCCCCGGCGGTGGCGTGGTTCACGGTGGCGACCGGCGACTTCCGCTTCACGGCCGGCGAGCCTGCCAAATTCCGCTCGTCGTCGCACGCCACGCGCACGTTCTGCCCGCACTGCGGCACGCAGCTCACGTTCGCCGACGACGATAGTCCGGACGAGATCGACGTCACCACGAGCAGCTTGGACACGCCGGAAAAGGCGCTGCCGCAGACTGAGATCTTCGTGGCCGATGCGCTGCATTGGCCCGGTGATCTACCGAGCTATCAGGAAAGCAGAACGATGCGTGCGCCTAACGCGAGCTAG
- a CDS encoding esterase-like activity of phytase family protein, with amino-acid sequence MSKSAVLADAFVAAVCAGVLLGGCAARKPAGANPVAGLRFIGEQRIPHRQVFQGTLVGGLSSIDYDARTGTWITASDDRSELGPARFYTARLDYDARGFRTVKLESVHTFRQADGGAYPALKEAATRGGEVADIEAIRFDPQGDGIWYASEGSDALATGPFVKQADGEGAYRSTLPLPDMFKSRRDRTAGPRGNLSFEALAFAPDGRSLWAGMEAPLYQDGALASPERGAVSRFTRFDRNGEVLAQYAYPVDRVQGRPAPGRLGDNGVSEMLVVDSRHLLALERSGVQDAAGRFAFFVRLYLVDLQGATDIAAFPSLDGATYVPLKKHLLMDFNRAGLDKVDNLEGMSWGPVLANGNRSLVLISDDNFSADEVTQLLAFEALPGRGF; translated from the coding sequence ATGTCTAAATCGGCCGTGTTGGCAGATGCCTTTGTCGCTGCGGTATGCGCCGGCGTTTTGCTCGGCGGGTGTGCTGCGCGCAAGCCGGCGGGTGCGAATCCGGTGGCGGGGCTGCGCTTTATCGGCGAACAACGCATACCGCACCGTCAGGTCTTCCAGGGTACGCTGGTGGGTGGTCTGTCGAGCATCGACTATGACGCCCGCACCGGCACCTGGATCACGGCCAGCGACGACCGCTCCGAGCTGGGGCCCGCGCGTTTTTACACGGCGCGGCTTGATTACGACGCGCGTGGATTCAGGACGGTCAAGCTGGAGTCGGTGCATACGTTCCGGCAAGCCGACGGCGGCGCCTATCCGGCATTGAAGGAAGCCGCGACGCGTGGCGGCGAGGTGGCCGACATCGAAGCGATCCGCTTCGATCCGCAGGGTGACGGCATCTGGTATGCGAGCGAAGGCAGCGACGCTTTGGCCACGGGGCCGTTCGTCAAGCAGGCAGACGGAGAGGGCGCCTACCGTTCGACACTGCCATTGCCGGATATGTTCAAGTCCAGGCGTGACAGAACGGCCGGACCACGCGGCAATCTCAGTTTCGAGGCGCTGGCGTTCGCGCCGGACGGCCGGTCGCTGTGGGCGGGCATGGAGGCGCCGCTGTACCAGGACGGCGCGCTGGCAAGTCCGGAGCGCGGCGCGGTGAGCCGCTTTACGCGGTTCGACCGCAACGGCGAGGTGCTGGCGCAATACGCCTATCCGGTCGATCGCGTGCAAGGACGTCCGGCTCCGGGGCGCTTGGGCGACAACGGCGTGTCCGAGATGCTGGTGGTCGACAGCCGTCATCTGCTGGCGCTGGAGCGTTCGGGCGTGCAGGATGCGGCGGGACGCTTCGCTTTTTTCGTTCGCTTGTATCTGGTCGACCTGCAGGGCGCCACGGACATCGCGGCTTTTCCGTCGTTGGATGGCGCCACCTACGTGCCGCTCAAAAAGCACCTGCTGATGGACTTCAATCGCGCAGGATTGGACAAGGTCGACAACCTGGAGGGCATGAGCTGGGGGCCAGTGCTAGCCAACGGTAACCGCAGCCTGGTGCTGATCTCCGACGATAATTTCAGCGCCGACGAAGTGACACAGTTGCTGGCCTTTGAGGCGCTGCCCGGCAGAGGTTTCTAG
- a CDS encoding TonB-dependent receptor, whose protein sequence is MYARLGMFAAGSAAVMQLGGAHAQQPATEAAGEVAPTVVQVTGQALGKGEARANSVIDLAVIAEQPAGLDPLKLLARVPGMQVSSSDALTGSFSMRLSMRGFNKEQIGISIDGIPNGSTLSNGGTMPNRLLDPANLIRVDASQTAGDLGTPSNQALGGYIDFKTRDPSKERGGEIELATGSFGYRRGFVRVDTGKSAAGTSAYLDYSHEYVRTWPGDESGRNSRRHADLRVLQDLGGGSSLRGTVSYNKFSDNDYDAVALLAESSRFYKATFYGNPTTDGLTDHWTGNPAIDQNYRGTRGINSEDILAHVDWTQRFGQSGKLSVKPYWHKQEGNGWFYVPYVQLPANGQVYSAVAAGARPTATVQECYQNQYRRDANGALIPVGAVAIPAGSSSAALSSAGCPAAARYAMNPVSQWGAREASTRRSDNAIDRKGTLAEVSDTLGEHQRIRIGGWIERTKREKDRNWFAVTDPKVSGAFEESALYSITQDRHYSSDTAMVYAQDKVSLLDDRLLLDLGATYQRFKEDYSSPVEFSGTRSLKVSSKLLPKLAALYRVNDDWEVFVSGSKNFSAIPDSVFEGTAAVDSKNGIKPETSVNKDVGVRWTSDNGYGAALTAYKIAYRDRISIQNGNPNGDIFSRDATTTFANQGGISSEGLELTLRAMGTAYELYANASYNDAHYSSDTPAEGIKSGDPVLGAPRRSAFAEATWKPTPEWRLTANAHYVGEAAGTYGTVNNTVIAGGPAVYPRQYMPAYTLVGLNLTYKPRGSLFGYGSRTEFALNVDNLFDRHYLGGVGSELSSSNPLTTGRYFLGSPRTLYASMRVRF, encoded by the coding sequence ATGTATGCACGACTAGGGATGTTCGCTGCCGGATCGGCGGCGGTGATGCAGTTGGGGGGGGCGCACGCGCAGCAGCCGGCCACGGAGGCGGCGGGGGAGGTGGCGCCGACGGTGGTGCAGGTCACCGGCCAGGCGCTGGGCAAGGGCGAGGCGCGCGCCAATAGCGTGATCGACCTGGCCGTGATCGCCGAGCAGCCGGCCGGTCTCGATCCGCTGAAGTTATTGGCGCGGGTACCGGGCATGCAGGTCAGCTCCAGCGACGCGCTGACGGGCAGCTTCTCGATGCGCCTGTCGATGCGCGGCTTTAACAAGGAGCAGATCGGCATCTCCATCGACGGCATCCCTAACGGCTCGACCTTGTCGAACGGCGGCACGATGCCCAACCGTTTGCTGGACCCGGCCAACCTGATACGCGTCGACGCCTCGCAGACGGCCGGCGACCTTGGCACGCCGTCGAATCAGGCACTGGGCGGCTACATCGACTTCAAAACGCGCGATCCGTCCAAGGAGCGCGGTGGCGAGATCGAACTGGCGACCGGCAGCTTCGGCTACCGGCGCGGTTTCGTGCGCGTCGACACCGGCAAATCGGCGGCCGGCACCAGCGCCTACCTGGACTACTCGCACGAATACGTGCGCACCTGGCCGGGCGACGAATCGGGCCGCAACAGCCGCCGCCACGCCGACCTGCGCGTGCTGCAGGACCTGGGCGGCGGCTCCAGCCTGCGCGGCACCGTCAGCTACAATAAATTCAGCGACAACGACTATGACGCAGTGGCGCTGCTGGCCGAGTCGTCCAGGTTCTACAAGGCCACGTTCTACGGCAATCCGACCACCGACGGCCTGACCGACCACTGGACCGGCAATCCCGCCATCGACCAGAATTATCGCGGCACGCGCGGCATCAACAGCGAGGATATCCTGGCGCATGTCGACTGGACCCAACGCTTCGGCCAGAGTGGCAAGTTGAGCGTCAAGCCTTACTGGCACAAGCAGGAGGGCAACGGCTGGTTCTATGTGCCTTATGTGCAGTTGCCGGCCAATGGCCAGGTGTACAGCGCCGTCGCGGCGGGCGCCAGGCCGACAGCCACGGTCCAGGAGTGCTACCAGAACCAATACCGGCGCGACGCCAACGGCGCCTTGATCCCGGTCGGCGCGGTGGCGATTCCGGCCGGCTCCAGCAGCGCGGCGCTGTCGTCGGCCGGTTGCCCGGCGGCCGCCCGGTACGCGATGAACCCCGTCAGCCAGTGGGGCGCGCGCGAAGCCAGCACGCGCCGCAGCGACAACGCCATCGACCGCAAGGGAACGTTGGCGGAAGTCTCGGACACCTTGGGCGAGCACCAGCGCATCCGCATCGGTGGCTGGATCGAGCGCACCAAGCGTGAGAAGGACCGCAACTGGTTCGCCGTCACCGATCCGAAGGTCAGCGGCGCCTTCGAGGAAAGCGCGCTGTATTCGATCACCCAGGACCGCCACTATTCGTCGGACACCGCCATGGTCTACGCGCAGGACAAGGTCAGCCTGCTCGACGACCGGCTGCTGCTGGACCTTGGCGCCACTTATCAGCGCTTCAAGGAGGACTACTCGTCGCCGGTGGAGTTCAGCGGGACGCGATCGCTGAAGGTGAGTTCGAAACTGCTGCCGAAGCTGGCCGCGTTGTATCGCGTGAACGACGACTGGGAAGTCTTCGTCAGCGGCTCGAAGAACTTCAGCGCGATACCCGACAGCGTGTTCGAGGGAACGGCGGCCGTGGATTCCAAAAATGGCATCAAGCCGGAAACTTCGGTCAATAAGGATGTCGGCGTGCGCTGGACCAGCGACAATGGTTACGGCGCCGCGCTGACCGCCTACAAGATCGCCTACCGCGATCGCATCTCGATCCAGAACGGCAATCCGAACGGCGACATCTTCTCGCGCGACGCCACCACCACGTTCGCCAATCAGGGCGGGATCAGTTCCGAAGGCTTGGAGCTGACTTTGCGCGCGATGGGAACCGCCTACGAGTTGTATGCCAACGCCTCGTATAACGACGCCCACTATTCGAGCGACACGCCGGCCGAGGGCATCAAGTCGGGTGACCCGGTGCTTGGCGCGCCGCGCCGCAGCGCCTTCGCCGAAGCGACCTGGAAGCCGACACCGGAATGGCGTCTGACGGCTAACGCACATTATGTGGGCGAGGCAGCGGGCACCTACGGCACGGTGAACAACACCGTCATCGCCGGCGGGCCTGCCGTTTATCCGCGCCAGTACATGCCGGCATACACACTGGTCGGCCTGAACTTAACATACAAGCCGCGTGGCAGCCTGTTTGGCTACGGCAGCCGCACCGAGTTCGCGCTCAACGTCGACAACCTGTTCGATCGCCACTACCTGGGCGGTGTCGGCTCCGAGCTGTCGAGCTCCAATCCACTTACCACGGGGCGTTATTTCCTGGGCAGCCCGCGCACCTTGTACGCATCGATGCGGGTTCGCTTCTGA
- a CDS encoding GntR family transcriptional regulator: MRSRTTDTPAATTKTAPLYQQLAETLKQLMESGKIGAREPMPAERDLAITYQVSRDTVRKAIRLLEEQGLLYSDHGRGTFAAPESVRQMSRFLDSFTDDTVKRGGVPGQTILAMETVAANMAVASLLHMQPDEPLLRIKRVRLMDGKPIGLQESFLRLPAGATLEQKELEQVGSLYRILIDKFGIKPSESLESVGAVAAHAEDAALLGVQAGTPLLLCERVMLSDRREPVEYCEMKYVPPYRYKTRISKGSAS; the protein is encoded by the coding sequence ATGCGATCACGAACCACCGACACTCCCGCAGCCACCACCAAGACCGCACCGCTGTACCAGCAGTTGGCGGAAACCTTGAAGCAGCTGATGGAGTCGGGGAAAATCGGTGCCCGCGAGCCGATGCCGGCCGAGCGTGATCTGGCGATCACCTACCAGGTCAGCCGCGACACCGTTCGCAAGGCGATTCGCCTGCTCGAGGAACAGGGCCTGCTCTATAGCGACCATGGGCGTGGTACCTTCGCCGCACCGGAGTCGGTGCGCCAGATGTCGCGCTTCCTGGACAGCTTCACCGACGACACCGTCAAACGCGGTGGCGTGCCCGGTCAAACCATCCTGGCGATGGAAACGGTGGCGGCCAATATGGCCGTGGCCAGCCTGCTGCACATGCAGCCGGACGAACCGCTGCTGCGCATCAAACGCGTGCGCCTGATGGACGGCAAACCAATCGGGCTGCAGGAATCGTTTTTGCGGTTGCCGGCCGGCGCAACGCTGGAGCAAAAGGAGCTGGAACAAGTCGGCTCGCTGTACCGCATCCTGATCGACAAGTTCGGCATCAAGCCATCGGAAAGCCTGGAGAGCGTGGGCGCGGTGGCCGCCCACGCGGAAGACGCGGCGCTGCTCGGCGTGCAGGCCGGCACCCCGCTGCTGCTGTGCGAGCGCGTGATGCTGTCCGACCGGCGCGAACCGGTCGAATACTGCGAGATGAAGTACGTGCCGCCCTACCGCTACAAAACCCGCATCAGCAAGGGCAGCGCGTCCTGA
- a CDS encoding carbohydrate kinase family protein, with product MRDLFSFPDGRRFDLLAFGDPNIDLLFTVERAPAADQKVLGRRLPPFAGGTVANVACAANLLGRPTLAYGRIAGDAEGAFLSREYERFGVALDHVRVVPGATSPTALIIIEASGEKALVYSPMPGPTLHEETFAAALAQCRLLYAMPYNLPEFERLHQLAREAGVPLAIDIEAAMVAGLDELHRLLSMADLVFMNDSTYRTVVGAEPDAAGMAGLLSHGPCMLVVTCGARGAMLSARDPELAIAQQAFPARVVDATGAGDSFNGAFLAALLEGQAPASALRYACAAGSIAVTATGARSALPTRAQIQALLDHA from the coding sequence ATGCGCGATCTTTTCAGTTTTCCAGACGGCCGCCGTTTCGACCTGCTGGCCTTCGGCGACCCCAATATCGATCTGCTGTTCACGGTCGAACGGGCGCCCGCGGCCGACCAGAAGGTGCTGGGGCGGCGCCTGCCGCCGTTCGCCGGCGGCACGGTCGCCAACGTGGCTTGCGCGGCCAACCTGCTGGGCCGGCCGACCTTGGCCTACGGCCGCATCGCCGGCGATGCCGAGGGCGCGTTCCTGAGCCGCGAGTACGAACGCTTCGGCGTCGCGCTCGATCATGTGCGGGTGGTGCCCGGGGCGACGTCGCCGACGGCTTTGATCATCATCGAGGCCAGCGGCGAGAAGGCGCTGGTGTACTCGCCGATGCCGGGGCCGACCCTGCACGAGGAGACTTTCGCGGCGGCGCTGGCCCAGTGCCGCCTGTTGTACGCGATGCCCTACAACCTGCCCGAGTTCGAGCGACTGCACCAGCTGGCGCGCGAGGCGGGCGTGCCGCTGGCGATCGATATCGAGGCGGCGATGGTGGCCGGCCTCGATGAACTGCATCGTTTGCTGTCCATGGCCGACCTGGTGTTCATGAACGACAGCACCTACCGCACCGTCGTCGGCGCCGAGCCGGATGCCGCCGGCATGGCCGGCCTGCTGTCGCATGGACCGTGCATGCTGGTGGTGACCTGCGGCGCGCGCGGCGCCATGCTGTCGGCGCGCGATCCGGAGCTAGCCATCGCGCAGCAGGCTTTCCCCGCCCGCGTGGTCGACGCCACCGGCGCCGGCGACAGCTTCAACGGCGCCTTCCTCGCCGCGCTGCTGGAAGGGCAGGCACCGGCGAGCGCGTTGCGATACGCCTGCGCGGCCGGCAGCATCGCCGTCACCGCCACCGGCGCTCGTTCGGCGCTGCCGACGCGCGCGCAGATCCAGGCGCTGCTCGATCATGCATAG
- a CDS encoding nucleoside hydrolase has product MACAFALIGTQNAVATTTIPKIIIDSDFGTLNDDGQLLAIAAQLQARGRIEVLGLTVVSGNKWLRQEVGDALKAVERLGIEKQVGVYAGANLALSHDLATIREEQRLHPGGDGYLGAWNWPEPKSDTDIKAPPDGSAQHTKVRDQQAADFIADSVRRHPRQVTILAIGPLTNIALAVRRHPDIVPLIGRIIYMGGAFDVAGNTTPTAEFNWWFDPEAAREVLGLPLRHVIFPLDVTNTVKIDKQVYDRIVYGTARDGIIAKLFKQLNGYGYDGKNGFETNPAYRTDVWDTLTLAYMVDPSYVTRSAQRWVDVDTTVGANNGRSIGYTTARPGLQPATVIQRFDNRRFFDFYVDGLTAPVPVTTEAAADKAN; this is encoded by the coding sequence ATGGCCTGCGCGTTTGCGCTGATCGGCACGCAGAACGCCGTGGCAACGACGACCATCCCCAAGATCATCATCGACAGCGACTTCGGCACCCTCAACGACGACGGCCAACTACTTGCCATCGCCGCCCAACTCCAGGCGCGCGGCCGCATCGAGGTACTCGGCCTCACGGTCGTCTCGGGGAACAAATGGCTGCGCCAGGAAGTGGGCGACGCGCTCAAAGCCGTCGAACGCCTGGGCATCGAAAAGCAGGTCGGTGTCTACGCCGGCGCCAACCTCGCGCTGTCGCACGACCTTGCCACCATCCGCGAAGAACAGCGGCTGCACCCGGGCGGCGACGGCTACCTGGGCGCTTGGAACTGGCCCGAACCCAAGTCCGACACCGATATCAAGGCGCCACCCGACGGTTCCGCGCAACACACCAAGGTACGCGACCAACAGGCCGCCGACTTCATCGCCGACAGTGTCCGGCGCCATCCGCGACAGGTCACGATACTGGCCATCGGCCCGCTGACCAATATCGCGCTAGCCGTGCGGCGCCACCCCGACATCGTGCCACTGATCGGCCGGATCATCTACATGGGCGGCGCCTTCGACGTCGCCGGCAACACCACGCCGACGGCGGAATTTAACTGGTGGTTCGATCCGGAGGCCGCGCGCGAAGTCTTGGGGCTGCCGCTGCGGCACGTCATATTCCCGCTCGACGTCACCAACACCGTGAAGATCGACAAGCAGGTCTACGACCGCATCGTCTACGGGACGGCCAGGGACGGCATCATCGCCAAATTATTCAAGCAGCTCAACGGCTATGGCTACGACGGAAAAAACGGCTTCGAAACCAATCCCGCCTATCGCACCGACGTCTGGGACACGCTCACCCTCGCCTACATGGTCGATCCGAGCTACGTGACGCGCTCCGCGCAGCGCTGGGTCGATGTCGACACCACGGTCGGCGCCAACAACGGCCGCTCGATCGGCTACACGACGGCGCGGCCGGGACTTCAACCGGCGACGGTGATACAACGCTTCGACAACCGGCGCTTCTTCGACTTTTATGTGGACGGGCTGACAGCACCGGTTCCGGTGACCACCGAAGCGGCAGCGGACAAAGCCAACTGA
- a CDS encoding TonB-dependent receptor → MLKIEGAAMVGVALAVAAVPVAVRAQEQGAEQKTEQTRSTATAGQLQTVTVSAERRAENVRNVPVSATILGEETLNALNSGGQDMQMLAGRAPSLQVESSFGRGFPRFYLRGYGNVDFHQNASQPVSLIYDDVVQESAVLKGFPAFDLERIEVLRGPQGSLFGRNTPAGVVKFDSVRPSQTPGGYLTLSGATHNTSSVEGALNLPLGGDWAARVSLLGQHRDDWIGNSRQGTSDQYGGYNDTAVRAQLLYKPSGGFEALANLHQRTMNGSASLFRANIIQKGSDALVPGFDVGSVATDGQNGQYLKNYGGNLRLKWRLGGVTLHSVTGYETVRVFSRGDIDGGYGAVYAPPSGPGFIPFVVESADGTKGHHQFTQELRLESDAGQALKWQAGLFYFDERYQIDSYSYDTLGGGALTSDIRSHQKNDAYAIFGSANYDVTPRVNLRAGVRYTRDNKDLATEPNNKPGGGSDIDASTGLATSTGVSKVNWDMSGVYKLTEAANLYARVATGFRGATIQPAATFNPMSVARPETITSYEVGFKTDLFQRKARLSFDVYSYTVKDLQLTAVGGTSNSAILLNADRSAGRGAELDLDAYLGENLLWSFGGSYNHTRIKDPGLTVGACAACTVLNPTVVKGGSTLVLIDGNPLPQAPRWSANTSLKYTYPVANGEFYVYTDWVYRSAVNFTLYRSAEFTGKPLLTGGLRLGYKWDNDRNEVALFGRNITNRVQLVGGIDFNNLTGFVNDSNPRIFGAQFSRRF, encoded by the coding sequence ATGCTGAAAATTGAAGGTGCGGCCATGGTGGGTGTGGCCTTGGCCGTGGCGGCGGTGCCTGTCGCCGTGCGGGCGCAGGAGCAGGGGGCGGAACAAAAGACGGAACAAACCCGGTCGACGGCGACCGCAGGCCAGTTGCAGACCGTGACAGTAAGCGCCGAGCGGCGCGCGGAGAATGTTCGCAACGTGCCCGTCTCGGCGACCATCCTCGGCGAGGAGACACTGAACGCGCTTAACTCCGGCGGACAGGATATGCAGATGCTCGCGGGCCGCGCGCCCAGCCTCCAAGTGGAATCCTCGTTCGGCCGTGGGTTCCCGCGCTTTTATCTGCGCGGCTATGGCAACGTCGATTTTCACCAGAACGCGTCGCAGCCGGTCTCCCTGATCTACGACGACGTGGTGCAGGAGAGTGCGGTGCTGAAGGGCTTCCCGGCTTTCGATCTTGAGCGCATCGAGGTGCTGCGCGGGCCGCAAGGTTCCCTGTTCGGCCGCAACACGCCGGCAGGCGTGGTCAAATTCGATTCCGTGCGGCCGTCGCAAACGCCGGGTGGTTATCTCACCTTGTCCGGCGCCACCCACAACACCTCCAGCGTCGAGGGTGCGCTCAATCTGCCCTTGGGTGGCGACTGGGCGGCCCGGGTGTCGCTGCTCGGCCAGCACCGCGACGACTGGATCGGCAATTCGCGACAGGGCACGTCCGACCAGTATGGCGGCTACAACGACACCGCCGTCCGCGCCCAGTTGTTGTATAAGCCGAGCGGCGGCTTCGAGGCGCTGGCCAATCTGCACCAGCGCACGATGAACGGCAGCGCGTCGCTGTTCCGCGCCAATATCATCCAGAAGGGCAGCGACGCGCTGGTGCCGGGCTTCGACGTCGGCAGCGTCGCCACCGATGGGCAGAACGGCCAGTACCTGAAGAATTACGGCGGCAATCTGCGCCTGAAGTGGCGCCTGGGCGGCGTCACCCTGCATTCGGTGACCGGTTACGAAACGGTTCGCGTATTCAGTCGCGGCGACATCGACGGCGGTTACGGCGCGGTCTATGCGCCGCCGTCCGGTCCGGGCTTCATTCCGTTCGTGGTCGAATCGGCCGACGGCACCAAGGGCCATCACCAGTTCACCCAAGAGCTGCGCCTGGAGTCCGATGCCGGGCAGGCGCTCAAATGGCAGGCCGGTTTGTTCTACTTCGATGAGCGTTACCAGATCGACAGCTACAGCTACGATACGCTGGGCGGGGGTGCGCTCACGTCGGACATCCGCTCGCACCAGAAGAACGACGCCTACGCCATCTTCGGGTCGGCCAACTACGACGTCACGCCGCGCGTCAACCTGCGCGCCGGCGTGCGCTATACGCGCGACAACAAGGATCTGGCCACGGAGCCGAACAACAAACCCGGTGGGGGTTCCGACATCGACGCCTCGACCGGACTGGCCACCAGTACCGGCGTATCCAAGGTCAACTGGGATATGAGCGGCGTGTACAAGCTCACCGAGGCGGCCAACCTGTACGCGCGCGTCGCCACCGGTTTCCGGGGTGCGACCATCCAGCCGGCGGCCACGTTCAATCCGATGTCGGTTGCGCGGCCGGAAACCATCACGTCCTATGAGGTGGGCTTCAAGACGGACCTTTTCCAGCGCAAGGCGCGTCTGAGCTTCGACGTCTATAGCTACACGGTCAAGGACCTGCAACTGACGGCCGTCGGCGGTACCTCCAACTCGGCGATCCTGCTCAACGCCGACCGCAGCGCCGGCCGTGGCGCGGAACTGGACCTGGACGCCTACCTGGGCGAGAACCTGCTGTGGAGTTTCGGCGGCAGCTACAACCACACCAGGATCAAGGACCCAGGCCTGACGGTGGGCGCGTGCGCCGCCTGCACGGTGCTCAATCCCACGGTCGTCAAGGGCGGTTCCACCCTGGTTCTGATCGACGGCAATCCGCTGCCGCAGGCCCCGCGCTGGAGCGCCAACACGTCGCTGAAATACACCTACCCGGTGGCCAACGGCGAATTCTACGTCTACACCGACTGGGTGTATCGCAGCGCCGTCAACTTCACCTTGTATCGTTCCGCCGAATTCACCGGCAAGCCTTTGTTGACAGGGGGATTGCGGCTCGGGTACAAATGGGACAATGACCGCAACGAGGTGGCGCTGTTCGGCCGTAATATCACCAACCGGGTGCAACTGGTGGGTGGTATCGACTTCAATAATCTGACCGGCTTTGTCAACGATTCCAACCCGCGTATCTTCGGCGCGCAGTTCAGCCGGCGCTTTTGA
- a CDS encoding NCS2 family permease translates to MHSPTTTEGRAMNLGARADRFFQLSARGTTPAREAIAGCTTFAAMSYIVVVNPLILAAAGMDRNGLFLATIVSAVAATLVMALWANLPIALAPGMGTNIVFAQVVVAQMGVPWQTGLAMVLLNALVFLVLSLTKWRARIVAAFPEPVKIGMQCSIGVFIAWLGLRSGGLMVGDAGSLVAFSRLHDGAAWLTLGGILFTAMLLVRRVPGAFLLTMLVVSAVGLFVADTEGRPLTRLPDHWFGVPTFTGELLFALDFRGFFSHFMLLLPVTLYFLLIEFFSGTATMFGVIRSAGLLKPNGDLPSARAAFASDALGSVIGAAAGTSTVTAFVESVAGVEAGARTGLSGVVVAGLFGLALFFGPLLTAVPACATAPVLVMVGLCMLDGLRDLDTSTPENYLPPLLMLLVTACCADLMVALALGCFVYTLMLAARGRWPGAMVLGLDAVFVLYLVLRGAIV, encoded by the coding sequence ATGCATAGCCCGACCACCACCGAAGGACGCGCGATGAACCTCGGCGCGCGGGCCGACCGCTTCTTCCAACTAAGCGCGCGCGGCACCACGCCGGCGCGCGAGGCGATCGCCGGCTGCACCACCTTCGCCGCGATGAGTTACATCGTGGTCGTCAATCCGTTGATCCTGGCCGCCGCCGGCATGGACCGCAACGGCCTGTTTTTGGCCACCATCGTCTCGGCCGTGGCGGCCACGCTGGTGATGGCCTTGTGGGCCAACCTGCCGATCGCGCTGGCGCCGGGCATGGGCACCAACATCGTGTTCGCCCAGGTGGTGGTCGCGCAAATGGGCGTGCCTTGGCAAACCGGCCTGGCGATGGTGCTGCTCAACGCGCTGGTGTTCCTGGTGCTGTCGCTCACCAAATGGCGGGCGCGCATTGTGGCCGCCTTTCCGGAGCCGGTCAAAATCGGGATGCAATGCTCGATCGGCGTGTTCATCGCCTGGCTCGGGCTGCGCAGCGGCGGCCTGATGGTGGGTGACGCCGGCTCGCTGGTGGCCTTCTCGCGCCTGCACGACGGCGCGGCGTGGCTCACGCTGGGCGGCATCCTGTTCACCGCCATGCTGCTGGTGCGGCGCGTGCCGGGCGCGTTTTTGTTGACGATGCTGGTGGTGAGCGCGGTCGGCTTGTTCGTCGCCGATACGGAAGGGCGGCCGCTCACCCGGCTGCCGGATCACTGGTTTGGCGTGCCGACCTTCACAGGGGAACTGCTGTTCGCGCTCGACTTCCGTGGTTTTTTCTCGCACTTCATGTTGCTGCTGCCGGTGACGCTGTACTTCCTGCTGATCGAATTCTTCTCCGGCACCGCCACCATGTTCGGCGTGATCCGCAGCGCGGGGTTGTTGAAGCCTAACGGCGATTTGCCGAGCGCGCGGGCGGCCTTCGCATCCGACGCCTTGGGCAGTGTGATCGGCGCGGCCGCCGGCACTTCCACCGTCACCGCTTTTGTCGAATCGGTGGCCGGGGTGGAGGCGGGCGCGCGCACCGGTTTGAGCGGCGTGGTGGTGGCCGGGCTATTTGGATTGGCGCTGTTTTTCGGTCCTTTGCTGACGGCCGTTCCAGCCTGCGCCACGGCGCCGGTGCTGGTGATGGTGGGACTGTGCATGCTCGACGGCCTGCGCGACCTCGATACCAGCACGCCGGAGAATTACCTGCCGCCGTTGCTGATGTTGCTGGTCACCGCCTGCTGCGCGGACCTGATGGTTGCGCTGGCGCTGGGCTGCTTCGTTTACACGCTGATGCTGGCCGCGCGAGGCCGCTGGCCCGGCGCCATGGTGCTGGGGCTCGACGCGGTGTTCGTGCTGTACCTGGTGCTGCGCGGCGCCATCGTCTGA
- a CDS encoding DUF1272 domain-containing protein, with translation MLQLRPTCEHCDKSLPPHALDARICSYECTFCADCVENVVSNVCPNCGGGFTPRPVRPSKNWKNNNYLGNDPARTEIKHKPVDAATHAAFAAEIKAIPPEAR, from the coding sequence ATGCTTCAACTCAGACCGACCTGTGAACACTGCGACAAATCCCTGCCGCCGCATGCTTTGGATGCCCGCATCTGCAGCTACGAGTGCACCTTTTGCGCCGACTGCGTCGAAAACGTCGTGTCGAACGTCTGCCCCAACTGCGGCGGCGGTTTCACGCCAAGGCCGGTCAGGCCGTCGAAGAACTGGAAGAATAACAATTACCTCGGCAACGATCCGGCCAGGACCGAGATCAAGCACAAGCCGGTGGACGCCGCGACGCACGCCGCCTTCGCCGCTGAAATAAAAGCCATACCGCCCGAGGCGAGGTAA